ctcgattcgaagttagggagaacggacttcgatattacgccggaagaatttgggtgcctagatatggcgatttacgagacctcatcctagacgaagcccacaaatcacggtACTCGATTCACCtcagcgccaataagatgtaccacgaccttaaagaacgatattggtggccgaacatcaaaaaggaagttgctagatacgttgccaaatgtttgacttatgctaaagtcaaagccgagcaccaaagaccgtccgggttacttcaacaacccgagatcccgcaatggaagtgggaaaggatcacaatggattttatcaccaaactaccaaaaacgtcgggcagttatgatactatttgggtcattgtcgatcgcctcaccaaatccgcacactttctcgccatgaaagagaccgacaaaatggagaaacttgcacgactttacattaaggagattgtagcccgacatggcgtatctttatcgattatctccgacctagatggccgtttcgtttctagattttggcgtacgttgcaagaagcattgggaacgcgtttagacatgagtaccgcatatcatcctcaaaccgatgggcaaagtgaacgtacgatacaaaccttggaggatatgttacgagcttgcgttgttgactttggaaaagcttgggacaagcacttacctctcgccgagttctcttataacaatagttatcacgcgagtattaaggccgcaccttttgaagcattatatggccgaaaatgtcgctctcctctttgttgggccgaagtgggtgatgtgcaaatttccgggcccgacctcattcacgaaacaaccgagaagattcttcaaatccgagataagcttcggacggctcggagtcgtcaaaaatgttataccgacaaaagacgcaaggacctcgaatttcaagtcggtgaccgcgtcatgttaaaagtctcaccttggaagggtgtcatccattttgggaaacgtgggaaactaaatccgcggtatgttggtcctttcgaaatcttagagcgtgttggaaccgttgcgtatcatttggatcttccacctcaactaagctccgtccatcctacatttcatgtatctaacttgaagaaatgtcttgccgagcccgatatcgtcgtccctctcgaggaacttaccattaatgacaaactccattttgtggaggaaccggttgaaattgtggactatgtcaagaaggaattaaaacaaagccgaatcccgattgttaaggtccgttggaacgccaaaaggggacccgagtttacttgggaaagagaagatcaaacgcgaaagaaacaccctcacctattcccggttccggaaacgtcagattctgaggaagaaacaacgactactacgcctacctaaatttcgggacgaaatttcttttaaggtgtaggtaatgtaacatcccgcctttttccgtcaacttttccgtttaactattttaaactccgttatatgtttataacatctccagttaatacgcgtttcgatttatcttgtttaggtaatttaacgcacccgattggaagtagagggacttgttttgccaaaacactaaagtggtgactagccacttgactagtcaacacttccacctcatttcttcattttcattttccttttcatctaacactttcatatttttctcaaattcttcataaagcaattcatcatccatattcaaacgatcaagcttcgggccaaacaaattacatattcgaactcctcgtgatctcctcttcgattccataccaatctcatttcatttaggtaactttctaaaatcactaattttatgtgttcttgagatttttgagttaaaaggttgttaattagtgtctatggctcaagtctagtataattatgtgatttgtatgcttgttcttgctattttggtgtaactagttcatattgaaagaatgcttgcttaatcttgagttttaggtgttcatatgttgttgaatgatgaaagttcatgttttaattgtgttcctaacatcactagcttcaaattggtatgtaggttgacatggattagtttcatatgcaagattgttgaatttgtgattttgggttagggtttgatagaagtaaattgaatttttgatgcattaaatgcttgttaatgttacttgtaagtgttaggttgtgttgtatgcttaattaccttcgaaacggcatatcgttcatgtaatttggttgccaaatcattaaattgcaattttgacttgtatgcattgattatggaacattaattgcggtttttggttgttttaagtgcaagtttgattgatgatatgtgtttagttgcattcctcgtcaaaatacctttccaacgatgtatgatatgcgttttaagtgttttcggtgcatgagatgtgttaaattgtattttggttcgtgacttggaccatttttctgcaaactgcatgtttcccaggtattgcgcgccgcgcatatacccgcgcgccgcgcagaattagaaatcccagatgtttgccttcgtggttaagttctgaccaggatttacacttgggtgcgcgccgcgcaacccatagcgcgccgcgcatactgcccagctcattttgtctttgtttttcatgtcacaaaaatgtttcccgctttactataaccccgtttaccatgaaacttgactattatgctcgtatatgacttctcatcatgagaaaattgtcggacacccgacccgaccccgttgactttgactttgactttgaccaagtttgacttttagtcaaacttaaccaaacgattatacaatcgttctaacatgcttaactacttgtgtcatgcatgaaacttgacaaattgatccacgtgctatattaatcgagtcgtaacgagccataggactaattgaacaactttgacccttcgtgactatcgttattgatacaacctatttgtttaggtcgagactagcgttgtcctttgcgcacattacttgttgaagtactttttgttcgtgcatacaaggtgagatcatagtcccattttttactcttttgaacttacttttgggatgagaaaacataaacgattcttttgaactaagtgaacacaagaacgggaaaataaacattctacatacgagtttagaacaaaatcctcaattcaattatcattagttacatttgcagggtgtaagtgtaggcgtgaacttatgttgtatggccatatgggtttgacaaccctcatctttgacggttcgctaccgtctacggatgaaatatattttcgggaacagtgttgttctagcactaatttatggggtattcaacggacggaatgttaagctttgataattgggtgctcgtgaatattaactttagaatgtattactattatttcaactttacaaatcttgtggttcggcttactttacttttactcacatacttacgtaaacctatgatttcaccaacgttttcgttgacagatttctatgtttttctcaggtcttacacgatatgtgaaacatgcttccgctcattatttgatacttgcattggatgtcgagtatacatgcttttcatggagcgtcttatgactttactttaaaccgtgtcgcctagatttcctttgtacttataaccttgtaacttaacttttggttgaacaattcttgtaaactttgggaacaatctttattttgaaatgaaggcgatatattttggtcaaactttgtcttaaagacttatgaccatgcaatgggacctacgtagacgacgccgtcacttgacgatttgtcggggtcgctacacgtgGGCTCAggaaaattgaaaaagaaaaatttaaTTGGATTAAAAAATTAATTCGTTTTCATAATCCGGACATTTTTGCAATTCAAGAATCCAAAAGAAAACGTGTTACTGATTTTATGATTGAGTTGTTATGGGGTAATAAAATTTTtgaatatatctttaaaccatcggTGGGGTTATCGGGCGGGTCAATTTTAATTTGAAACCCTACTAGATTTTGTGTGTCCGGGGCAATTGAAAGAGAATTTTTTGTTTGGGATACGTGGTCGATGGGTGGGCAAAATGGCGGACTCTATTATATTAAACGTTTATGGGCCACATAATGATCAATTGAAACATAAATTTTGGGATAGTCTTGACAATATTATGCAGGTGGATATTGATGATTGGGTTATTTGTGGCGATTTTAATGAAGTAAGGCAATGAGCGGAAAGGAAAAATTGCGAATTTATCGAAAGTAGAGCAAAGATGTTCAACGATTTCATTAACAAGGCTAATCTCATTGAAATTCcattgggggggggggggaatgGAGTTTACTAGGATTAGTGACGACGGTTTGAAATATAGTAAACTTGACAGGTTCTTAGTCTCGGAAGCGTGTTATGCATCATGGGATGTAATTTCTGCATGTACTCTCGATAGGGATTACTCCGATCATTGCCCCATCGTTTTGAAGGATATGAATAATGACTTCCGGCCGAAACCTATTAGGATTTTCAACAATTGGTTCGAAGATGAAAAAAGTGATGATTTGATAAAAGATGCATGGAAAGTTACCATTTGTAATCCAAGGGCCGATTGTATATTTCGTGATAAACTTAAGAACGTAAAAGGGGTGTTGAAGGAAAAATGTAATCCTCAATATAATTGTCTAAATTCCGAAATCGACTCACTTCATAAAGAAATTTCTGAGTGGGAAAACATCATCGGTACTCGTGACCTTTAGGAAGTTGAAATTGCATCTTGGTTAGATTCGAAAAAAAAGTGGCTTCAAAAAGATAGGGAGAAAGTCGATATATTGAAACAAAAGGCAAGGATTAAATGGGTTACGGAAGGGGATGAAAATAGCAAAGTTTTTCATTCGTGTATTAAAAGGAGGCAAAACAAAAATAACATAAGGGGTATAAATTCAAATGGCTTATGGATCGAGAACCCGGAGGACATCAAAATGGTGGCATTCACATACTTCAAAAATCATTTTAGTGAACATAATTCTCGTACCTTCAAAATTCGTGGCCCCCCTGAGCAAATGACTTAATAATGAGGAGGCGTCGAACCTTGAATCTCCTTTTACACTCTCTGAAATCCATGATGCTATATTAGAATGTGGTGGTGAAAAGGCCCCGGGACCCGACGGTTTTAACATGAAATTTTTTTCAAAATATTGGGTGGTTGTCAAAGAAGACCTTCTCGCGGTATTTACTCGTTTTTGGGAGGTTGGTGAGATCTCTAAAGGTTGTAATTCCTCTTTTGTCGCATTACTCCCGAAAAAGAATGACCCACAAGGATTTGGGGATTATCGTCCTATCAGTTTAATCGGGAGCCTTTATAAAATTCTATCTAAAGTTTTGACCAAAAGGCTACAAAGGGTTATTTCTTCGGTTATCGGTTTCGAACAAAGTGCATATATTAAGAATCGATATATTCTTGATGGTGTGTTAATTGCGAATGAAGTCCTTCATGATATCAAAGTAAccaaaagaaaaggtttcctaTTTAAAGTTGACTTTGAGAAGGCTTTTGATAGCATTAGTTGGGACTTTCTAATGGAAATCATGGAGTTAATGGGATTCGGTCTTCGATGGAGACAATGGATCTTCGCATGTCTTTCATCCGCTTCCATTTCAATTTTGGTCAACGGTTCCCCAACTAAAGAATTTTCTCTTCAGAAAGGCGTGAGGCAAGGGGATCCCCTCTCCCCTTATCTTTTTTATCATGGTAGCCGAAGGTTTGAACCATCTAATTAAATCTGCTGCACTTCATAGCCGCTTTTCTGGGATCCCAATTGGGCGGAGGGACTTACGGGTCACGCATTTGCAATTCGCGGACGACACTATATTTTTTGGTGAATGGGATAGGCGTAATGTGCAAAATCTTACTAAAATTCTTAAGTGCTTTGAATTGACATCTGGCTTAAAAATCAATTTTCATAAGAGCTGTGTTTATGGATTCGGGGTCTCAAAAGTAGAAACGGAAAATATGGCGGCCTGGCTTGGGTACGCAGCAGGTACACTCCCTATTACCTACCTTGGGCTTCCACTTGGATCGTCGATGAAACTCTCGAAGTCATGGGATCCGGTATTTGACAAGTTTGGTAAGAGGCTGGCGGATTGGAAAGCTAGATCCCTCTCGTATGGTGGTAGACTTACATTAATTAAATCGGTATTATCTAGTCTACCTCTTTATTTCTTTTCGCTTTACATATCCCCGTCTTGTGTTATTGATAAACTTGAGGGTTTGAGACGTCGATTTTTTTGGGGCGGATCTTCCGAGGTCTAAAAAATggcatgggttaaatgggatactTGTCTTAAGCCTCATGAATTTGGTGGGTTAGATATTCCCCCTCTTGCGGTTAAAAATCGTGCCTTACTTgcaaaatggtggtggcggtttaaaCATGAGAATGACGCACTTTGGGtgtctattattaaaaatatatacggTGAGGACGGGGGCCTTAGCACTTCTTTTTCTCCCCCTTCCTCACGAGCTTCTTCCACTTGGGCGGGTATCCTTAAGGTGGGTAaaaatatctttaatgcaaactccGCTTTCGCTAATTCTTTCAAAAAAAGAATCGTAGATGGGTCTAGTACACGTTTTTGGGATGAATTATGGCTTGGGGAAATGGTTCTTAAAGACAAATTTAATAGGCTTTATAGACTCGACACAAATAAATTTGCCACAATTCTTGACCGGGCGCGATGGGAGGGCGGGAACTTTCATGCCACATGGTGTTGGTCCCGCGACATCTCGGGGAGATTGGCCGGGGACCTCACCACTCTTACTAATCTTTTATCTAGTTTTGTCCCGTGCAGCTCAGGTAGAGAAGAATGGTCATGGTCTTGGAGTAAGGATGACTCGTTTTTGGTTCACAAGCTTACGGATATTCTGGTCCGGAACAGCCCTGACATCGCACCCGTGAGCATAATGTCGCTCCGTAACAAACTGGTCCCCCTCAAAGTTGAGTTGTTTATTTGGCGTACTCGACACAAAAGGTTACCTACAAGAGTTGAACTTGACAAGAGAGGTATGGATCTGGGTACGGTACGTTGCCCGGTTTGTGACAATGGTTTGGAATCAGTAGAGCACTCCATCATCTTATGCACGTTCGCTTCTGACATTTGGAATCGAGTCTATGATTGGTGGAAGCTCGGCCCTCTTACAAACTTGGGTATAAATGAATCTTTTCTTGGGAATGGATATAATTTCACCTCCGACTTGGAAAAACAGTTGTGGCAAGCTACGGAATGGGTTACGGGATACATGATTTGGAAAAGTAGGAATGCTTTCACTTTCACTAAGATAAAACCGACATGCGCAATGGTTTTCAAAGACATCTAACTTAAATGCTTCGAATGGTTCTCTAATAGGATCAAAGGTACCAATATTGAATGGGATGTCAGGCTTGCAAATCCACGAGTTTATGATTCGCTAGCTTTATCGTCTAGGAGATCCGGGATAGGTTAATTAATTGTCCTCCACACAGGTTTTTTGCCCCACTCCTGGAGTAGTCATTTTGGTCGAGAGAATTTGGGGTGGATCAGGGTGCTTTGTCATTGAATTGCCAACACTGTGCTCTGTCCCCACTCCAGCTTGTTTAGTTAATTCTTTTCAAGTCCAATCTCGACCTTAATGATAATGAACGGACTACGGCGTTTTCCTGCACACTTGTAGAGTCTTACTATCTCGGTTATATATTTGTCGTTTTGTTTTCCTAGATGTAGTTCCGTTTTCGTAAGTGTgacattattgtaattattttgtgttgatatatataatacatactttctttgccgttaaaaaaaaaaaaattggacagATCAATAATTGGGGTCTCATTATGATATATGCATACGAAGTGGTGTCTGAAAACGCTATACACTTATAAATTGGTGTCCTAAAAAGCTATAGAATAAAACACATGATTTTTCATgttcatattatgatatatttttGTAGGACACTTCGAAATTGGTCCTATTATGAGATATGCTTATAAATATGTGTCCTAAAATCTTTTGATATGACAAATAATTTGTTAGAATCCTATTATTCTATGTTTTATATGACACATAGAAAGTGAGTCACATTATAAGATGCTATTATAAAGTGGTGTCATAAAAGTTATATGATGTGACACATGATCTGTGGGTCATAGTATTATAGGTGTTCATGTGATATTTGATATGAAACTTATATAATATAACCTTTAAAAGGACATTTATTTGTAAGAGTCTTATTATATTGCAACATATTAGGTCATATTAATTCTATTATTTTAGGACACTTTAATACTTTAATAAGAGGGATGAAATTTTGGAGTTCTAATATTCATATCATTTGATAGGACACTTCAATTTGTGCATACTACAAAATGACTTCCTAAGACATTTAATTGTTGTTTGTCTTATTAGTTGTTAATATAAAAGGACACTTGTATTAATGTACTATGAAAGTAATTTATAGAACACTTTGGATTGGATATACGTTATGAAATTGATGTCCTAATAGAACATTATAATAGAGGACTAAGTTTTTGGAGTCCTTATTATCATATGATTACATAGAAATTTAGAACTCTTAAATTGTGGTTGCTAAATGGACACTTGTATTAAGGTTCTAGGCTTTGTCTTTTTTCATAAATtacaaatgacaagaacaagcatcaCCCATTAGGTATACAACATATTACATAAATGAAGACTTGGCCAAGAATTGAACTTATGATCACCCGTAACCACATAGTTTGCTCAACCACTTATCCATTCTGCCTTTGGACATCAGGAATTAGTTACCATATGAACTAACCTTATGAAAAAACCTCTGCATACAATCAAACCAATATGTTGGGCATGATCAGCAATCCAAATACAATCAAACCAATATGATCAACAAGATATCAATTCATAGCAGCACCATAATGAGTAGCATGAGAATTATAATATGTGCATAAAAAAAACCAATGATAGAAAACATAATATccattaataatactacttatcaaAGTAAACCATAAAAAGTTTAAACATTAGATAAGATGACCCAAAACATTCAACAAAGTACATGACCCAACACATTACATAACTAGTTCAAGATCAACCCATAACAGTGTTGATTACAAACACCGAAACAAACATAACAATCACAGTACCCAAAAGAAACAAGTTCCATATGCAACAACAACACTTGATAACATGCATAACACATCAGATGCTTGCCGACTTAGCGGGATTAGATGAAGACTCATTGTTCAAAGTTCTAAAATCCCGATCAACGGCATCATTTGGAGCAACAGTAGGAGTAGCACTGTAGCAGTACAAGGACTTGAAACATTACGAGAAACAACCACAACAGCTTTCTTGAAATGACGGGTTGAACGACGAGCAACGTTACCAGAGGAAGGACCGGGAGCATTGTCGCAGGATGGAGAAGCAACAGATAGTACATGTGGTGGGGGTTCAAACAAATGACCAGATTTTTGAGTTTAAAAAGATAAATTGCAAATGTATAATATGAAACAAACGTTAGGGACCAATTAagaaattttaatatattatacattttatataGTTTTTTTTAAAGCCTGATTTTTTACTAAACgttaataaaaaatattaatttttgcacTATGTATAATAAGtttattataaatcaaatcaaatgaTATTAAAGTGTATATTATACACTCGATTGAGAGAATGATTTGAGGAAGAAATATTAAGAGAAAAGtacttttatattaattttaaaacgaaAAACATAATAAAAGAAATGCTAAATTAGAAAAATAAAAGGATTTTTCTAATGACAACTctaaaggtttttattaaaaatttaGACATGCAAAACTCTCTTATACATTGAAAATAGTTGGCCGTTTTCTAGAAAATAACTTCCCTCAACCTACCTAATGTACCACTACTTTTGCACAAAATCACTTCTTAATAGCAACCCTTAAACTGTCATTAGAAAAATTCAAACAAAATAATAAATCTGCCCTTAGTTATTAGGGTTAAAACTACAATAGGCTATGTACTTTCTTAATTGTCGGCTATATATCCATTTTCGTCTCACTGtcggctatatactttcaaaaattATTATCATGTCAACAATTGGTAACCAGTTACCAATACAATCGGTCAACATAATTacgtgtattttttttattttttttaaaggtgAAGTGGACTAAATATAATTTCtcttttgttccaatgtaggctatatagttttttgttttgttccaatgtAGGATATATAGTTTCTTTTTTTAAAGGTGGCGTGCACTAAATATGATGACACGTCATCAACTTTTTAGTTGAAGGTTAAAAAGTATAAATTTTGATATTAGtatactttttgaaagtatataacTGAAAGTGAGACGAAaatgggtatatagcctacatcgggaCATTTaagaaagtatatagcctatttgTAGCTTTAACCCTAGTTATTACAGTGCCAAACGACACTACAGAGAGCATAAAATGATCTTTGAGTTGCGGTGTTTAGCTACTACCCTGTTGGTGGTGTCATTGAAGGTGGTCGTTTGATGGCGTTGTTGTGTGGTGCGCATATGCTGGTGAGGCGTCCGATGGCTCATCAATCTGTTGGTGGTGGCCATCAGTCGTtatgctatcttattttgtgtttctTTGGCGGTTTGAGAAAATCCATCACCGTGTTGGTGAAGGTTGTTGACGACGGTTGTTGAACGACATGTGGGTGGTGGGATACAGGGGTTGGTGGTGGTTGTGGGTTCCGTAATTGGTTTGGGTATTTTGAAGTCGCGGGTACGATTGAGGGTCTTTTCATTTTTGAGGTGTCCATCGGTCAGAACCAGATATGTTACTTATACTCATCTCACGATTCTGAATTAACATACAACGATATCCCTGTGGGAGAATGGCTCCAGATATGGGGAAAGTTTCGGTTTTTTGCGTTTGGACTTTTTTTGATAGTTGGGTTGTTGTGCGGTTACTGGGGTTGTTATGTTTCTGTTGCGGAGGCAGTCGACGTTCACCCTATTGTTGTAATTGTTTTTCGTATGTTTATGTTTTTTTAGTGTAGTTAATACTTAAAATAGCCAGGGTTTGCTCGTTAGGCTTATATGTACTTTCCTAGTCATTTGTTGTCCGCCCATTAGCTGAATTTGTGATTTAGGTTAGTGTTTTTTGCCGTTTGTTTTAGCTAGGTTTGAATTTTTTTTATCAGTTATACTCGTTGATCTTCGAATTTATTATATGCTATTACGTTTTTTCGAGGAAAAAAGAAGCATAAAACGACACATATTCATGTGCCTTTTACTCTACTATATACGAGCAATTAAAATTGGTGATGGAGCGTGCTTCTCTTCATCTGTTTCTCGAGATATTCTCCATCACGGTCCCTTTCTACCCAACCAACCTATCCCGTACCGGCTCTCATTTCCAACTTGTTGGACAGTAGTATAACTCAATTCCAATTTACCTTTGCAAGTGGCCACCTACCAACATGTTTGACCACATGTTTGTTGTGGTTAAATTATATTGCAAGAGTTGGAAGTCAAAAAATTGAGGGCAAGCCATATTCACACATGCATTCCTACGTACAACCTCAACTATAAAATGGGGTGCATGGAACCTCATTTGATCATCCCATTCTTCACATCTAAAATCTCATATCAAAATACGTAAAAGAGTTTACTAATAACTCTTGTAAGGAGTATTGTAAGAAATAGAGAgagtatagaattgttaaataaaattctatacgagtgagttcAGAGGGAAGTGTAATAATCTATTGAATGgtccaaatactttgttagtattttcggagcctagattgagtgatacattgtaacctcgggtttgccatatttgctagtaaaatccatctctgcttccgcccgtggactaggcctcacgccgaaccacgtaaaatcttgtgtctttatttattgcttaattgttctattaatttctctGGTCTTAaaagtgcgctaaatcacaacaaactggtatcagagcgtagctGTGATTAAATATTCAATATGACAATAATAAGGTCCGACGTAGAGAAATTTAATGGCCAGAACGATTTTGGCTTTTGGCGAATGAATATGCGGGCTCTACTGAGCCAACAAGGTTATTTGTTAGCTTTGAAAGGGAGAGAACATCTACCCGAAAAGTTGACAGATGAAGAGAAGGATGAACTTCTGGAAAAGGCACACGGCATGATTATTCTAAATCTTGCCGATTGTGTGCTTAGAGAAGTTGCGGCAGAAACCACACCGGCTGGACTTTGGAAACAGCTAGAATCTCTATATATGACTAAGAGTCTCACGAACcggttatatatgaaacaacggttGTATACTCTTTGGATGAAAGAAGGTTCATTAAATGATCACATCGATGAGTTCAATAAAATAATTTTGGACTTGAATAATATTGGTGTGAAAATTGACGATGAAGATCAATCATTAATTTTCTTATGTTCCTTGCCAAAATCATACGAGCATTTGGTTACAACTCTACTATAAAGTAAAGATACTATTTCCATGGAGGATGTCAAATCTACCTTGAACTCTGTTG
This genomic window from Rutidosis leptorrhynchoides isolate AG116_Rl617_1_P2 chromosome 2, CSIRO_AGI_Rlap_v1, whole genome shotgun sequence contains:
- the LOC139889764 gene encoding uncharacterized protein, encoding MAWVKWDTCLKPHEFGGLDIPPLAVKNRALLAKWWWRFKHENDALWVSIIKNIYGEDGGLSTSFSPPSSRASSTWAGILKVGKNIFNANSAFANSFKKRIVDGSSTRFWDELWLGEMVLKDKFNRLYRLDTNKFATILDRARWEGGNFHATWCWSRDISGRLAGDLTTLTNLLSSFVPCSSGREEWSWSWSKDDSFLVHKLTDILVRNSPDIAPVSIMSLRNKLVPLKVELFIWRTRHKRLPTRVELDKRGMDLGTVRCPVCDNGLESVEHSIILCTFASDIWNRVYDWWKLGPLTNLGINESFLGNGYNFTSDLEKQLWQATEWVTGYMIWKSRNAFTFTKIKPTCAMVFKDI